The following are encoded together in the Parabacteroides chongii genome:
- a CDS encoding polysaccharide biosynthesis/export family protein, translating to MKLKYWLFVCLFGFMCACKAPQDVVYFQGIDELTPEQLIEMSQTYTTKISNDDLLSINVTAWDPAAVTPFNPPVFAYSVVPQGEQPIASSQNLYTYLVDQDGNINFPVLGKVHVAGLTRQEVAGKLEEMISKYVENPLVNVQLLNFKITMMGDVSRPGTLAIKNDRVSILDAIGMAGDLQLSANRKNILVIRDNNGVKETYRMDITDPGIFASPCFYLKQNDIVYVEPIRIKQRSRTSSDRSFTMSLLTSVISSVSIITSMVITIVNLNRK from the coding sequence ATGAAATTGAAATATTGGTTATTTGTTTGTTTGTTCGGATTTATGTGTGCATGTAAGGCACCACAGGATGTTGTTTATTTTCAGGGTATTGATGAGTTGACACCGGAGCAACTTATAGAAATGAGCCAAACTTATACAACAAAAATATCAAATGATGATTTATTATCAATCAACGTTACGGCATGGGATCCGGCAGCTGTGACTCCTTTCAATCCTCCCGTTTTTGCTTATTCTGTAGTTCCTCAGGGGGAACAACCTATAGCTTCTTCTCAGAACTTATATACATATTTGGTCGATCAGGACGGTAATATTAATTTCCCGGTATTAGGTAAAGTACATGTGGCAGGATTGACACGGCAGGAAGTTGCGGGGAAATTGGAGGAGATGATATCCAAGTATGTCGAGAATCCTTTAGTGAACGTGCAGTTGCTTAATTTTAAGATTACTATGATGGGGGATGTTTCTCGTCCGGGTACATTGGCTATAAAGAATGACAGGGTTTCAATTTTGGATGCAATTGGTATGGCAGGTGATTTGCAATTATCTGCAAACCGAAAAAATATATTGGTGATTCGTGATAATAACGGTGTGAAAGAAACTTATCGGATGGATATAACTGATCCGGGAATATTTGCGTCGCCATGTTTTTATTTGAAACAAAACGATATAGTCTATGTAGAGCCGATAAGAATAAAACAACGTTCAAGAACAAGTTCAGACCGTTCTTTTACAATGTCTCTTTTGACCTCTGTAATAAGCTCTGTTTCAATCATAACGAGTATGGTAATCACGATTGTTAATTTAAATAGAAAATAA
- a CDS encoding GumC family protein → MESIQHDNETISLKNIIVNYLLHWKLIFSIGGCSVLIAFLYLFLTPKTYEMMTKVQLLEDKGTTGAGLNIGDASGLMKSFGLGGISGTGFSLDDERAKLSSTSLLKEVVLKLGMNVSYYKPYAYKYQMYEDVPLLLSADSKTLDNLEYSIDFSVKINKAGFVKIKTESDISEKTFEFQSLPAVIKMEEGTFVLSYREDEIKPLSLDLSISPAVAVAENLSESMEFEEFSKNSNVLEISCTDYEKKRGVDLLSTLVQLYNSQEDSVKKAESGKSIRFLDERLKVIEDELSRVEYKIEQYKLQNKMTNIESDVLFYAEQMKELQVKIIELEAQGHLIGLLDDYIKDPKNKYNLVPITLASGAGESTSSPVTTYNEALLERIKLMQSTKTENPLIGQINLQVDQLRESVFLSIENAKKSLALTLGDLKGKEKVLLDKMGVVPTLEREYIDFRRQQEIFQALYLILLQKKEDFIHSIGDSKDRARVVEMAYVKQKKVAPRMIYAALFIFVFTLIVPAVYLFIKEQIFVLWDEYKKLSQSK, encoded by the coding sequence ATGGAATCTATTCAACACGATAATGAAACTATTAGTTTGAAGAATATCATTGTCAATTATCTGCTTCATTGGAAATTGATTTTTTCAATAGGGGGGTGTTCGGTGCTGATTGCTTTTCTATACTTGTTTCTTACTCCTAAAACATACGAGATGATGACAAAAGTCCAGTTGCTGGAGGATAAAGGTACTACTGGAGCCGGACTTAATATAGGGGATGCTTCAGGGCTGATGAAATCGTTTGGTTTGGGAGGAATCAGCGGAACTGGTTTTAGTTTGGATGATGAGAGGGCTAAATTGTCATCCACTTCTTTGTTGAAAGAAGTCGTTTTAAAGCTGGGGATGAATGTCTCTTATTATAAGCCATATGCGTATAAATATCAAATGTATGAGGATGTTCCTTTGTTGTTATCTGCAGATTCCAAAACTTTAGATAATTTGGAATATTCTATTGATTTCAGCGTAAAAATAAACAAAGCCGGTTTTGTAAAAATAAAGACAGAATCGGATATAAGTGAAAAAACATTTGAATTCCAATCTTTACCTGCTGTAATAAAGATGGAAGAAGGTACGTTTGTTTTGTCTTATCGAGAAGATGAGATAAAACCTCTGTCTTTGGATTTATCTATATCTCCTGCAGTTGCAGTTGCAGAAAATCTTTCTGAGTCGATGGAGTTTGAAGAGTTTTCAAAGAATAGTAATGTATTGGAGATTTCGTGTACAGATTATGAGAAGAAGAGAGGGGTTGATTTGTTATCGACTTTGGTGCAACTTTATAATAGTCAGGAAGATTCAGTGAAAAAGGCAGAAAGTGGAAAGAGTATCCGCTTTTTAGATGAAAGATTGAAGGTAATAGAGGATGAATTATCGCGGGTTGAGTATAAGATTGAACAGTATAAGTTGCAAAATAAAATGACAAACATTGAGTCCGATGTTTTGTTTTACGCTGAGCAAATGAAAGAGTTGCAGGTGAAAATCATCGAATTGGAAGCACAAGGACATTTAATAGGTTTGTTGGATGATTATATTAAAGATCCGAAAAATAAATATAACTTGGTACCTATCACTTTGGCTTCTGGAGCGGGTGAGAGTACATCTAGTCCAGTGACAACTTATAATGAAGCTTTACTGGAACGTATTAAGTTGATGCAAAGTACAAAAACTGAAAACCCTTTGATTGGACAGATCAATCTACAGGTAGATCAATTGCGTGAAAGTGTGTTTCTTTCCATTGAAAATGCTAAAAAGAGTTTAGCTCTGACTTTAGGTGATTTAAAGGGAAAGGAAAAGGTTCTTTTGGATAAGATGGGAGTGGTTCCTACGTTGGAAAGAGAATATATTGATTTTAGACGTCAGCAGGAAATTTTTCAAGCTCTTTATTTGATTTTATTACAGAAAAAGGAAGATTTTATTCATTCAATAGGAGATAGCAAGGATCGGGCTCGGGTTGTGGAAATGGCTTATGTGAAACAAAAAAAGGTAGCACCAAGAATGATATATGCAGCTTTGTTTATTTTCGTATTTACATTGATTGTTCCTGCGGTGTATCTTTTTATCAAAGAACAGATTTTTGTACTGTGGGATGAATATAAGAAGTTGAGTCAGAGTAAATGA
- a CDS encoding glycosyltransferase family 2 protein: MRIPLISIIVPVYNVEKVLPVCLESILRQSFQDFELLLVDDGSSDKSGAICDDYQQKDDRIHVFHQVNGGVSSARNRGLREAKGEYLLFIDSDDWIQDDFFLLIQSYLGKFDIIFLGLDDVTFGGHSIQKRIPPFKISDNDNETLSEILYALFKIDLLGYMCSLVVRRNIVVEHSLKFNERFSLHEDSLFYFDCCMYASSFVSLAHASYKYVHYENEKRKTLSNKIPANYKEILQLRQEKMEELLSSIEMPKDKRHFIEGRLMYHFCRVSLDIAMSQKGRVIKSIKDCIVEFVDKEIVTCSAKEDLLHFLVKKRMPHMIFIAKKLLSIVK, translated from the coding sequence ATGAGGATTCCGTTAATCTCTATAATTGTTCCAGTTTATAATGTTGAGAAAGTATTGCCTGTATGTCTGGAAAGCATATTGAGGCAATCTTTTCAAGATTTTGAGTTGTTGTTGGTAGATGATGGATCCTCGGATAAGAGTGGTGCTATTTGCGATGATTATCAACAAAAGGATGATCGAATTCATGTTTTTCACCAAGTGAATGGAGGAGTTTCCAGTGCTAGAAACAGGGGACTTCGAGAAGCGAAAGGTGAGTATTTGCTCTTTATTGATTCTGATGATTGGATACAAGATGATTTCTTTTTGCTGATACAATCTTATCTTGGAAAATTTGATATTATTTTTTTAGGTTTGGATGATGTAACTTTTGGTGGTCATTCAATTCAAAAGCGTATACCTCCGTTTAAAATTTCGGATAATGATAATGAAACATTGTCTGAAATTCTATATGCTTTGTTTAAAATTGATTTATTAGGGTATATGTGTTCTCTTGTTGTTCGAAGGAATATAGTGGTAGAACATTCTTTGAAATTTAATGAAAGATTTTCGTTACATGAAGACTCATTGTTTTATTTTGATTGTTGTATGTATGCCTCTTCTTTTGTGTCTTTAGCTCATGCTTCTTACAAATATGTACATTATGAGAATGAAAAGAGGAAGACATTGAGTAATAAGATACCAGCAAATTATAAAGAAATACTGCAATTACGGCAAGAAAAGATGGAAGAACTACTATCTTCGATAGAAATGCCGAAAGACAAACGACATTTTATAGAAGGGCGGTTGATGTATCATTTTTGTCGTGTAAGTTTAGATATTGCTATGTCACAAAAAGGTAGAGTTATAAAAAGTATAAAAGACTGTATTGTTGAATTTGTTGATAAAGAAATTGTAACTTGTTCTGCCAAAGAAGATTTACTTCACTTTCTTGTTAAAAAGAGGATGCCTCATATGATTTTTATTGCAAAGAAATTATTGTCGATTGTAAAATGA
- a CDS encoding glycosyltransferase → MKPKVSVILPIYKVEKYLNRCMYSLLNQTLKDIEIIMVDDGSPDNSPAMCDQYAKEDSRVKVIHKQNAGLGFARNSGLEIATGDYIAFVDSDDFVSVTAFEILLKVALEENADYVMCGYKSVRNDICVSEHKDVDQKMVMEAPDCYNVLRGMIGIDPDSEYSYRHNYSVWHGIYKNTLFTEGGIRFCSERDLISEDLIFHLSLIPLCRKIVIIPDLLYNYCLNDNSLTTTYRKDRFGDVLKLWKASMEMVASSSLENMDTFLDYLLLKVTLDTVSFEVRYNKSDALCALKRISANKEVQERLRIYPIHRLCRKHYFFFLLLEKKAYRTLYWLFKIKIFGEKCKALFMHVSE, encoded by the coding sequence ATGAAGCCTAAAGTTAGTGTGATTTTACCGATTTATAAAGTTGAGAAATACTTGAATCGGTGTATGTATTCTTTGTTAAATCAGACATTGAAAGACATTGAGATTATTATGGTAGATGATGGCTCACCCGATAATTCTCCTGCGATGTGTGATCAGTATGCAAAAGAAGACAGTAGGGTAAAGGTCATACATAAGCAAAATGCAGGCTTAGGTTTTGCTCGTAATTCCGGGTTGGAGATTGCTACAGGAGATTATATCGCTTTTGTTGATTCGGATGATTTTGTAAGTGTAACAGCTTTTGAAATATTATTGAAGGTCGCTCTTGAAGAGAATGCTGATTATGTTATGTGTGGCTATAAAAGTGTTCGAAATGATATTTGTGTTTCAGAACATAAGGATGTCGATCAGAAAATGGTGATGGAAGCTCCAGATTGTTATAATGTGTTGAGAGGAATGATCGGTATTGATCCTGATAGCGAATATTCGTATCGTCATAATTATTCCGTATGGCATGGCATTTATAAGAATACTCTTTTCACTGAGGGGGGGATCCGCTTCTGCTCTGAAAGGGATTTAATTTCTGAGGATTTGATATTTCATTTGTCACTAATTCCTTTGTGCCGGAAGATTGTTATTATACCGGACTTATTATATAATTATTGTTTGAATGATAATTCATTGACAACAACATACAGAAAAGACAGGTTCGGTGATGTTTTGAAATTATGGAAAGCTTCCATGGAGATGGTTGCTTCGAGTTCATTGGAAAATATGGATACCTTTTTGGATTATTTACTTTTGAAGGTAACACTGGATACAGTTTCGTTTGAGGTGAGATACAATAAAAGTGATGCGTTATGTGCATTAAAGAGAATATCTGCCAATAAAGAAGTTCAAGAAAGGTTGCGAATATATCCTATACATCGGTTGTGTAGAAAACATTATTTCTTTTTCTTATTGTTGGAGAAAAAAGCTTATAGAACCCTTTATTGGTTATTTAAAATAAAAATATTTGGAGAAAAGTGTAAGGCACTATTTATGCATGTTTCTGAATGA
- a CDS encoding glycosyltransferase family 2 protein, producing MKYSTFISVIVPIYNAESFLDKCIQSVLQQSFIHFELLLINDGSNDRSGDICEHYAQKDTRIKVIHQPNGGVSKARNKGLEIANSEWVTFIDADDWIEKDTLQTYINHLKPEIDMIIMGYNFVTQTNKIISYTSSNYLETSNKAQVLIKMENSHYYGFLWNRIFKKEILEKNHLRFQEDLTWCEDHLFTHQYLTSTNSKTIFLPDHKYNHTIELSESLSFRYNHPSKILKEAILERETDLIILNEYPHEELESIINSTFRSRIDVALCSLKHKNCHLTIYEKKDIFQYAGKLLKTNSYLFFFNQRIKDIIMRIGTFFKTK from the coding sequence ATGAAGTATTCCACTTTTATCTCCGTTATTGTTCCAATATATAATGCAGAATCCTTTTTGGACAAATGTATTCAGAGTGTTTTACAACAAAGTTTCATTCATTTTGAATTGTTATTAATTAATGATGGAAGCAATGATCGTTCTGGTGACATATGCGAGCATTATGCACAAAAGGACACACGTATTAAAGTTATTCACCAACCGAATGGAGGAGTTAGCAAAGCCAGAAACAAAGGATTAGAAATCGCAAACAGCGAGTGGGTTACATTTATTGATGCTGATGACTGGATAGAAAAAGATACCTTACAAACTTACATAAATCACCTAAAGCCGGAAATAGATATGATTATTATGGGATATAATTTTGTTACACAAACAAATAAAATCATAAGCTATACGAGTTCTAATTATTTGGAAACCTCCAATAAGGCCCAAGTTTTGATAAAAATGGAAAATTCGCATTATTACGGTTTCCTTTGGAACCGTATTTTTAAAAAAGAGATTCTGGAAAAAAACCATCTCAGATTTCAAGAAGATCTCACATGGTGTGAAGATCACCTGTTTACTCATCAATACTTAACTTCTACTAATAGTAAAACAATATTCTTACCTGATCATAAGTATAATCATACAATTGAGCTATCAGAAAGTCTTTCTTTTCGTTATAATCATCCTTCAAAAATATTAAAAGAAGCCATATTAGAACGAGAAACAGACCTTATTATATTAAATGAATATCCTCATGAAGAACTTGAATCAATTATCAATAGCACATTCAGGAGCAGAATCGATGTTGCATTATGTTCACTCAAACATAAAAATTGTCATTTAACAATTTATGAAAAAAAGGATATCTTCCAGTATGCAGGAAAACTATTGAAAACCAACAGTTACTTATTCTTCTTCAACCAACGAATAAAAGATATTATAATGAGAATAGGTACTTTCTTCAAAACAAAGTAA
- a CDS encoding polysaccharide pyruvyl transferase family protein, with product MNKKVGIITYHAAHNYGSMLQAYALQQTILKMGFDCEIINFRTKRQREMYTPRFMNGTSIRKIIKYILTLGYIKQSYQQYQLFEDFLSTQLILTDKEYTTLEELEQETCLKFDYTISGSDQIWNTFCRDFDWAYFLPFVQTGKRIAYAPSMGRKVTIEMGNTYDRQIELLLKQYNILSAREKMTAQKIKEITEYLPEVVVDPTLLYPSSKWRELAGNTPLIKKDYVFLYMPWFDQETFDLAIEYGRRKQLPVVLTLLPNQSRWDVIHLLRKGVQIYCSTGPLEFLNICKNAKIIIGKSFHAVIFSMIFERPFYAVKGISDDRINNLLQKAGILEQHNLDSNNFEKVIQNQIPDKNNYDNAFQSLSQEIENSFSFLKKALK from the coding sequence ATGAACAAAAAAGTCGGAATTATCACCTATCATGCAGCCCACAATTACGGATCTATGTTACAGGCGTATGCCTTGCAGCAAACGATACTAAAAATGGGATTCGATTGCGAAATTATTAATTTCAGAACAAAAAGGCAGCGAGAAATGTACACTCCTCGTTTTATGAATGGAACAAGCATCAGAAAAATAATAAAATACATACTAACACTTGGATATATAAAACAAAGCTATCAACAATATCAACTATTTGAAGATTTTTTATCTACTCAATTAATACTCACAGATAAAGAATATACCACTCTAGAAGAGCTTGAACAAGAAACTTGTCTAAAATTCGATTACACCATATCTGGTAGTGATCAAATATGGAATACTTTCTGCAGAGATTTTGATTGGGCCTATTTTCTCCCATTCGTCCAAACAGGAAAACGTATAGCTTATGCTCCAAGTATGGGGAGAAAAGTGACTATCGAAATGGGGAATACATATGATAGACAAATTGAACTCCTTTTAAAACAGTATAATATACTAAGTGCCCGAGAAAAAATGACAGCTCAGAAAATAAAAGAAATCACAGAATATCTTCCTGAGGTTGTTGTAGATCCTACCCTACTCTATCCAAGTAGTAAATGGCGAGAATTAGCAGGCAATACACCGCTTATCAAAAAAGATTACGTATTCTTATATATGCCTTGGTTCGATCAAGAAACCTTTGATTTAGCAATAGAATATGGTCGTCGTAAACAATTACCTGTGGTCCTCACTCTTTTACCTAATCAATCGAGATGGGATGTAATACATTTATTGCGAAAAGGAGTACAAATCTATTGCTCGACCGGTCCTTTAGAATTTTTAAACATTTGCAAAAATGCAAAAATAATTATAGGTAAGTCTTTTCATGCAGTCATTTTCTCGATGATATTTGAACGTCCTTTTTATGCTGTAAAAGGAATTAGCGATGACAGAATTAATAATTTACTACAAAAAGCCGGTATACTGGAACAACATAATTTAGACTCAAATAACTTTGAAAAAGTTATACAAAATCAGATTCCTGATAAAAATAATTATGATAATGCTTTTCAGTCCCTCTCTCAAGAGATAGAAAATAGTTTCTCTTTTTTAAAAAAAGCTTTAAAATAA
- a CDS encoding oligosaccharide flippase family protein produces the protein MLSSDNKRIAKNAGMLYVRMFFLLLTTLYTSRVILASLGIVDYGIQNVVAGIITMFSFLNTSMSTATQRYLTFTLGTGNQEELKRIFSTSFIIHCGIAIFLLIIAESVGVWFVNNKLNIPFERLTAANWIFQFSMLAMTLTIIQIPFNALLIAHEKMNIYAYMSIFDVLTKLFIAYTIAWFDGDRLILYGFLLFIQTCISTSIYIFYCSNHYKECRFRFYWYKDLFKQITSFAGWNLFGSIAWIIKSQGNNVVLNLFFGPVVNAAYGIAFQVTNAIKNFVGNIQMAFNPQITKKYAENKQKEMISLIFQSSKYSFFLLFFLSLPVFMQTDFILHIWLKQVPDYAVIFTQLVILEALVDTLSGPMITGLMATGKIKMYQIIVGSLLIIPLGISIILLKQGFGVTTIFWVSIIFTCISIGARTWFGKLQFALSIKRYIRFVIFRSVCVAIPSGLLTYAVATSKLTPWLLFITTGVCSSVSILFFIYLIGLEEEERLLVRNLSNKFIRKIKHS, from the coding sequence ATGCTATCTTCAGATAATAAACGTATTGCTAAAAATGCTGGTATGCTCTATGTAAGAATGTTTTTTTTACTTCTTACAACCCTTTATACGTCAAGAGTAATATTAGCTTCCTTAGGCATTGTGGATTATGGAATACAAAATGTAGTTGCAGGAATAATAACTATGTTTTCATTTCTCAATACTTCTATGTCCACAGCAACCCAACGTTACTTAACTTTCACATTAGGAACAGGCAATCAAGAAGAATTAAAGCGTATTTTTAGTACCTCATTCATAATACATTGCGGCATAGCTATATTTCTTTTAATAATAGCAGAGTCTGTTGGTGTCTGGTTTGTAAATAATAAATTAAATATACCTTTCGAACGTCTAACTGCTGCAAACTGGATTTTCCAGTTCAGCATGTTAGCCATGACACTAACAATCATACAAATACCATTCAATGCATTGCTTATAGCACACGAAAAGATGAATATTTATGCTTATATGTCTATTTTCGATGTGTTAACTAAACTATTTATTGCCTATACAATTGCGTGGTTTGACGGAGATAGACTGATTCTGTATGGTTTTCTCCTATTCATTCAAACCTGTATTTCCACCAGTATTTATATATTTTACTGCTCGAATCATTACAAAGAGTGCCGGTTCCGTTTTTATTGGTATAAAGACCTATTTAAACAAATCACATCTTTTGCTGGATGGAATTTGTTTGGCAGTATCGCCTGGATTATTAAAAGCCAAGGTAATAATGTTGTCTTAAACCTATTTTTTGGCCCAGTTGTCAATGCTGCTTACGGTATTGCCTTTCAAGTAACTAATGCCATAAAAAATTTTGTCGGGAACATTCAAATGGCTTTCAACCCTCAAATAACCAAAAAATATGCAGAAAACAAACAAAAAGAAATGATCAGTTTAATCTTCCAAAGTTCTAAATATTCATTTTTTCTACTGTTTTTCTTATCTCTTCCTGTTTTTATGCAAACAGATTTCATTTTACATATATGGTTAAAACAAGTACCTGATTATGCTGTCATATTTACCCAATTAGTAATATTGGAAGCTTTAGTAGACACTTTATCCGGACCAATGATTACCGGATTGATGGCTACTGGAAAAATCAAAATGTATCAGATTATTGTCGGTTCATTATTAATCATACCACTGGGTATATCTATAATCCTTTTAAAGCAGGGATTCGGTGTGACAACCATATTCTGGGTATCTATCATATTTACTTGTATATCCATTGGAGCACGTACCTGGTTCGGAAAATTACAATTTGCATTATCGATTAAACGTTATATACGATTTGTTATTTTTCGTTCTGTTTGTGTTGCCATTCCTTCTGGATTACTCACTTACGCTGTTGCAACATCAAAACTTACACCATGGCTATTATTTATCACTACAGGTGTATGTAGTAGCGTTTCAATCCTATTTTTCATCTACCTGATCGGGCTAGAAGAAGAAGAACGTTTGTTAGTTAGAAATTTATCAAATAAATTTATTAGAAAAATAAAACATTCATGA
- a CDS encoding Coenzyme F420 hydrogenase/dehydrogenase, beta subunit C-terminal domain, giving the protein MSISEKNKDISCVKHQCTGCEACFNICPKQCIHKKKGELGHIYPEIDYNKCIKCSLCFQICPAVQVINFHYPLKAYAAWSKDENDYKTSTSGGAASVFSQVIIQEGGIVYGCTADGLNIHHIRVANCEKLPLLKGSKYVQSQIGDCYKLIQKDLKSGKKVLFIGTPCQCSGLKSFLRKEYEQLITVDLICHGVPSISILERHAENKLHCSKDEIETIRFREGAECILTLANKKNIYISNLWEQRYEDAYYNAFMDGFSYRDSCYHCKFAQIKRCTDITIGDFWGLGKKVPFTVSHPFGVSVLLPCTHKGLNFIHSLNNYLFLFERDIKEAEEGNDQLRGPKRKAIRIRIFRYLFRLFSLENSFRLVNIDHLIKKHIKKIYAIFR; this is encoded by the coding sequence ATGAGTATCTCTGAAAAAAATAAAGATATTAGTTGTGTCAAGCATCAATGTACCGGATGCGAAGCTTGTTTCAATATATGCCCCAAACAGTGTATCCATAAAAAAAAAGGGGAATTAGGACATATATACCCTGAAATTGACTATAATAAATGTATTAAATGTAGTCTTTGTTTTCAAATTTGTCCAGCTGTTCAAGTTATCAATTTTCACTATCCCTTAAAAGCTTATGCAGCCTGGAGTAAAGACGAAAACGATTATAAGACAAGTACATCCGGTGGTGCTGCTTCTGTCTTTTCACAAGTAATCATTCAAGAAGGAGGCATAGTTTACGGTTGTACGGCAGATGGATTAAATATCCATCATATCCGAGTAGCCAATTGTGAAAAACTACCTCTGCTAAAAGGTTCTAAATATGTCCAAAGCCAGATAGGAGACTGCTATAAACTCATTCAGAAAGATTTGAAAAGTGGCAAAAAAGTATTATTTATCGGTACCCCTTGTCAATGTTCCGGATTAAAATCCTTTTTAAGAAAAGAATATGAACAGCTTATTACTGTCGATTTAATCTGTCATGGAGTACCTTCCATATCTATTCTTGAACGACATGCTGAGAATAAACTACATTGTTCAAAAGATGAAATAGAAACCATTCGCTTTAGAGAGGGAGCAGAGTGTATTTTAACCTTAGCTAATAAAAAAAATATATACATCAGCAACTTATGGGAACAACGTTATGAAGATGCTTATTACAATGCCTTTATGGATGGCTTTTCCTACCGAGACAGTTGTTATCACTGCAAATTTGCTCAAATCAAACGTTGCACAGATATTACGATTGGTGATTTTTGGGGATTAGGGAAAAAAGTTCCATTCACTGTTTCACATCCATTCGGAGTATCTGTCTTATTGCCTTGTACACACAAAGGGTTAAATTTTATTCACAGTTTGAATAACTATCTTTTCTTGTTCGAAAGAGATATTAAAGAGGCTGAAGAGGGGAATGATCAACTACGTGGTCCCAAAAGAAAAGCAATACGAATTAGAATATTTCGTTACCTGTTCCGTTTATTCTCATTAGAGAATAGTTTCAGACTTGTGAATATAGATCATCTTATAAAAAAACACATTAAAAAGATATATGCTATCTTCAGATAA
- a CDS encoding site-specific integrase — MARSTFKVLFYVNGSKEKDGIVPIMGRVTINGTVAQFSCKRSIPKTLWDAKGNRAKGKSVEARNINHALDNIKAQIIKHYQRISDREAYVTAEMVRNAYQGIGSEYETLLKAFDKENETFKKRVGKDRVLATYRARVRARNHVAAFIKSFYRRSDMSMLELTPDFIKEFAAYLSTEAGLQNGSIWSNCMWLKGVVMKAHYNGLIPRNPFAQFHISPNVKEREYLTEDELKAVMTHEFADSKLAYIRDIFVFASFTALSFVDIQELTHDDIVEVNGEKWILSKRHKTKVPFQVKLLDIPLQIIERYKSKQENNLVFPNLNYWSVCKPLKKMIKECGITKSISFHCSRHGFATLALSKGMPIESVSRVLGHTNIVTTQLYAKITIQKIDDDLTRFGNKLNQSFNNILMG, encoded by the coding sequence ATGGCAAGAAGTACATTCAAAGTGCTGTTCTACGTGAACGGCAGCAAGGAGAAGGACGGCATTGTCCCTATCATGGGACGGGTGACAATCAACGGGACTGTGGCGCAGTTCAGTTGCAAACGGAGTATCCCGAAAACACTTTGGGATGCGAAAGGCAACCGAGCCAAAGGCAAGAGCGTTGAAGCACGAAACATCAATCACGCTTTGGACAACATCAAGGCGCAAATCATCAAGCATTACCAGCGAATTTCAGACCGTGAGGCATACGTTACGGCTGAAATGGTACGCAATGCCTATCAGGGTATCGGCAGCGAGTATGAAACACTGTTGAAAGCGTTTGACAAGGAAAACGAGACGTTCAAGAAACGTGTGGGCAAAGACAGGGTGCTGGCAACCTATCGGGCAAGGGTACGGGCAAGAAACCATGTAGCCGCCTTTATCAAGTCGTTCTACAGGCGCAGCGACATGTCCATGCTGGAACTTACCCCTGACTTCATCAAGGAGTTTGCCGCATACCTCTCAACGGAAGCAGGATTGCAGAACGGTTCGATATGGTCAAACTGCATGTGGCTGAAAGGTGTGGTCATGAAAGCGCATTACAACGGACTGATACCACGCAACCCTTTCGCACAGTTCCACATCAGCCCGAATGTAAAGGAACGGGAATATCTCACGGAGGATGAATTGAAAGCGGTAATGACACACGAGTTCGCAGACAGCAAGCTCGCATACATCCGTGACATCTTTGTCTTTGCCAGTTTCACCGCCCTCTCGTTCGTGGATATTCAAGAACTGACCCATGATGATATTGTGGAGGTGAATGGCGAGAAGTGGATATTATCCAAACGACACAAGACCAAAGTACCGTTCCAAGTGAAACTGTTGGATATTCCGTTGCAGATTATCGAGCGTTACAAATCGAAGCAGGAAAACAACCTCGTGTTTCCTAATCTCAACTATTGGTCTGTATGCAAACCTCTGAAAAAGATGATAAAGGAATGTGGTATAACCAAGTCAATATCATTCCATTGCAGTCGGCATGGCTTCGCAACGCTGGCTCTGAGTAAAGGTATGCCAATCGAAAGTGTAAGCCGTGTATTGGGACATACGAATATTGTCACGACCCAGCTCTACGCAAAAATCACCATACAGAAGATAGATGACGACCTTACAAGGTTCGGCAACAAACTCAACCAGTCGTTTAACAACATATTAATGGGATGA